The following proteins are co-located in the Lacticaseibacillus paracasei subsp. paracasei genome:
- a CDS encoding flavodoxin domain-containing protein, whose translation MEQALVVYASETGFTQRFALGIAQALHCELIDVQFVTTADLQKRKIIIYGGHLVGEKVLGLKAFYREFHQSLPDQLIVFGSGIIRREQVAIKQIKLQYQNRCVMPIDFYYLQGQPKLSQMNLFRRIQTSLALKQLGASHCPAIHETIQPLLRAVVRLLDQANL comes from the coding sequence ATGGAACAAGCATTGGTTGTTTACGCTTCGGAGACAGGGTTCACGCAACGGTTTGCCCTTGGCATTGCCCAGGCACTGCATTGTGAATTAATTGACGTGCAATTTGTCACCACTGCAGACCTGCAAAAACGCAAAATTATCATCTATGGCGGCCATCTCGTAGGTGAAAAAGTCTTGGGTCTAAAGGCCTTCTACCGCGAATTTCACCAGTCTTTACCTGATCAGTTGATAGTCTTTGGTAGCGGGATTATCCGACGGGAACAAGTGGCAATTAAGCAAATCAAGCTACAGTATCAGAACCGCTGCGTCATGCCTATCGATTTTTATTACTTACAAGGCCAACCCAAGCTAAGTCAAATGAACCTTTTTCGGCGTATCCAGACGAGCCTTGCTTTAAAACAATTAGGCGCCAGTCATTGCCCGGCAATTCATGAAACCATTCAACCTCTTTTGAGGGCAGTGGTGCGCTTGTTGGATC
- a CDS encoding malolactic enzyme: protein MKYTPEQIINDPFLNKGTAFTQAERNQYGLNGLLPPAVQTLDQQVKQAYAQLTTKPTDLAKRQFLMTLFNENHVLFYKLFSEHINEFMPIVYDPTIADTIENYSALFVNPQNATYLSIDDPDHIESALKHSANGRDIRLLVVSDAEGILEIGDWGTQGVDISVGKLMVYTAAAGIDPSQVLPVVLDVGTNNEALLNDDLYLGNRHKRVYGPKYRSFVDQFVTTAEKLFPNLYLHFEDFGRSNAADILNEYKDQITTFNDDIQGTGIIVLAGLLGAMNISKQKLTDQVYLSFGAGTAGAGITSRVYEAFIEEGLSPEEAKKHFYLVDKQGLLFDDMSDLTPEQKPFARKRSEFANADALTNLEAVVKAVHPTVLVGTSTVPGTFTESIVKEMAAHTERPIIFPLSNPTKLAEAKADDLIKWTDGRGLIATGVPAAKVDYQGVSYAIGQANNALVYPGLGLGTIASTAKFLTDSMISAAAHSLGGIVDPDEPGAAVLPPVSKLDQFSQTVAIAVAEDAVKHGLNQKPIKDAKQAVANMTWQPEYRPLPDSLEMDLGE, encoded by the coding sequence TTGAAATATACACCAGAGCAAATTATTAACGATCCGTTTTTAAATAAGGGTACCGCCTTTACTCAAGCAGAACGGAATCAGTATGGCTTGAATGGTTTGTTGCCACCAGCTGTCCAGACCTTGGACCAACAAGTTAAGCAAGCTTATGCTCAGTTAACGACCAAGCCGACTGATCTGGCTAAGCGTCAGTTCTTGATGACGCTTTTTAATGAGAACCATGTGCTGTTCTATAAGCTTTTTTCCGAGCATATCAATGAATTCATGCCGATCGTGTACGATCCAACGATTGCCGATACGATCGAAAATTACAGTGCGCTGTTTGTCAATCCGCAAAACGCCACTTATCTGTCGATTGACGATCCTGATCATATCGAAAGCGCGCTGAAGCATAGTGCCAATGGCCGTGATATTCGCTTGTTAGTCGTTAGTGATGCTGAAGGCATCTTGGAAATCGGCGACTGGGGCACCCAAGGCGTAGATATTTCTGTCGGCAAGCTTATGGTTTATACCGCTGCTGCTGGCATTGATCCGAGTCAAGTTCTCCCGGTTGTGCTGGATGTTGGCACCAATAATGAAGCACTATTGAATGATGATCTTTACTTGGGCAATCGGCATAAGCGGGTATATGGCCCGAAGTATCGTAGCTTTGTTGATCAATTTGTCACCACGGCAGAGAAGCTATTCCCTAATTTGTATCTGCATTTTGAAGACTTTGGTCGCAGTAATGCTGCCGATATTTTAAATGAATACAAAGACCAGATCACCACGTTTAACGACGATATCCAAGGAACAGGGATCATTGTGTTGGCTGGTTTGCTTGGTGCGATGAATATTTCTAAACAGAAGCTGACCGATCAAGTTTATCTGAGCTTTGGTGCCGGAACAGCCGGTGCCGGCATTACCTCGCGGGTATATGAAGCCTTTATCGAAGAAGGCTTAAGTCCTGAAGAAGCCAAAAAGCATTTTTACTTGGTTGATAAACAAGGCTTACTTTTTGATGACATGTCTGACTTGACACCAGAACAGAAGCCATTTGCTCGCAAACGCAGCGAATTTGCAAATGCCGATGCGTTGACGAATCTTGAAGCCGTTGTCAAGGCTGTCCATCCAACTGTCCTAGTTGGGACATCAACCGTGCCTGGAACCTTTACTGAAAGCATTGTTAAAGAAATGGCTGCGCATACGGAACGTCCGATTATTTTCCCGTTGTCCAATCCGACCAAGCTTGCGGAAGCCAAGGCTGACGATTTGATCAAGTGGACAGATGGCCGTGGTCTGATCGCAACTGGTGTACCAGCGGCTAAAGTTGACTATCAAGGTGTCAGCTATGCGATTGGTCAAGCAAATAATGCTTTGGTTTATCCGGGCCTTGGCTTAGGCACCATTGCTTCAACAGCCAAATTTTTGACAGATTCCATGATCTCAGCAGCAGCGCACAGCTTAGGCGGTATTGTTGACCCTGATGAACCTGGTGCAGCGGTATTGCCGCCAGTTTCCAAGCTGGATCAGTTCAGTCAGACTGTGGCAATTGCGGTTGCTGAAGATGCGGTGAAGCATGGCCTGAACCAAAAGCCGATCAAAGATGCTAAACAAGCGGTTGCAAATATGACATGGCAACCAGAATACCGGCCACTGCCGGATTCACTCGAAATGGACTTGGGGGAATAA
- a CDS encoding 5-formyltetrahydrofolate cyclo-ligase — MPSKAEFRPLQLKRLKAVQKATQAASAALLAALVQTPMWQRAHSIGVTVSGPFEVPTEPIIQAAHDANKAVYLPRVMPKRQMVFLPDPGKNKLITSAFGIPEPPYQADQIHAAPDLILVPGIGFSLADKYRIGFGGGYYDRFLTTYRGNTITLVPPVMAFPQVAWPVEPFDVPIQTLILANGDVIV; from the coding sequence ATGCCAAGCAAAGCCGAATTCCGCCCGCTTCAGTTAAAACGTCTGAAAGCCGTCCAGAAAGCGACTCAGGCTGCCAGTGCAGCGCTTTTGGCCGCACTAGTTCAAACACCTATGTGGCAACGTGCTCACAGCATCGGTGTTACCGTAAGCGGACCGTTTGAAGTCCCAACCGAGCCAATTATTCAGGCGGCCCACGACGCCAATAAAGCCGTCTACTTACCACGGGTCATGCCCAAGCGGCAAATGGTTTTCCTACCTGATCCTGGCAAAAACAAGCTGATCACCAGTGCTTTTGGTATCCCGGAGCCGCCTTATCAAGCCGATCAGATTCATGCCGCCCCTGATCTCATTTTGGTGCCTGGCATTGGCTTTTCGCTGGCTGACAAGTACCGCATCGGTTTCGGTGGCGGCTATTATGATCGCTTTCTGACAACTTATCGCGGCAACACGATCACACTGGTACCACCCGTGATGGCGTTTCCGCAAGTGGCTTGGCCTGTGGAGCCGTTTGATGTTCCAATTCAAACCTTGATTCTTGCTAATGGGGATGTCATTGTGTAA
- a CDS encoding magnesium transporter CorA family protein — MITRYQIQPRGNMQVTTDDQANWIRVSAPLPQELQTLATTYGLPATYLAAATDQHENARVEGLNPADQVPGLIVLRYPVETTSETGFDQYNTVPMTMILLNDRVITITHDPLQAFDDLAQQKLSPKPEEFALEVLWLVLHQFVIAMDKLNDETKQIERSLGKAAKNTQLYQLMAMQKGLVFFDAALDHSGTLLKALRDGERFFNTNGYLRRLHDVEVEVVEAQTMVRITEKLLTQYSTAVSAIVSNNLNLIMKVLTSITIILTIPTIVGGIYGMNVRLPFANAYWAFWWLIGGTAILCGLAAWWLWRQDYF; from the coding sequence ATGATTACGCGTTATCAGATCCAGCCACGAGGAAATATGCAGGTAACCACAGACGATCAGGCCAACTGGATTCGAGTTTCGGCGCCGTTGCCTCAAGAACTACAGACGCTGGCGACGACATACGGGCTGCCAGCAACCTATCTGGCGGCAGCAACCGATCAACATGAAAATGCACGAGTGGAGGGCTTAAATCCGGCAGATCAGGTACCAGGGTTGATTGTTTTGCGTTACCCAGTTGAAACGACCAGTGAAACGGGGTTTGATCAATACAATACGGTACCTATGACCATGATTCTACTGAATGATCGTGTGATCACGATTACCCACGATCCCTTACAAGCTTTCGATGATTTGGCTCAACAAAAACTTTCTCCTAAGCCTGAAGAGTTTGCACTGGAAGTCCTGTGGTTGGTGCTGCATCAATTCGTGATTGCAATGGACAAGCTGAATGATGAAACCAAGCAAATTGAGCGCAGCTTAGGTAAGGCGGCCAAAAACACGCAACTTTATCAGTTGATGGCCATGCAAAAAGGGCTGGTGTTCTTTGATGCGGCCTTGGATCATTCTGGTACGCTGCTTAAAGCCTTACGCGACGGCGAGCGCTTTTTTAATACGAATGGGTACTTACGGCGGTTGCATGATGTTGAAGTTGAAGTGGTCGAGGCTCAAACGATGGTTCGGATCACCGAGAAGTTGCTGACGCAGTATTCAACTGCCGTGAGTGCCATTGTTTCGAATAATTTAAACTTGATTATGAAGGTGTTAACTAGCATCACAATTATTTTGACGATTCCAACCATTGTGGGTGGTATATATGGCATGAACGTTCGCTTACCGTTTGCCAACGCTTACTGGGCTTTTTGGTGGTTAATCGGCGGCACAGCCATCTTGTGCGGCTTGGCGGCATGGTGGTTGTGGCGTCAGGATTACTTTTAG
- a CDS encoding LysR substrate-binding domain-containing protein: MNTRDFEYFLALTQTRNFSQTAEQFAVSQPTITTAIKRLEDSFQAQLIIRDRRHHDIGVTSAGKQLAAHAQVILQQLTLAQQEIAWDQTNKIRFGLPPIIGNYFFPKIAPQLIAAGLMPQLQTVEAGSAALLNQIKQGDLDFALLGASGPLQEPDLTISQIGTAPFVIITPESDPLAQKDKVRFAELAMQKFVTLSEAFVHTRAFTWFQQQSAFIPNVVYQTGDVQLLKQMVAQNVGIGFLTNLAINPDDHLAAVKLTDPKQPVFTISIVRRKDRVLTPAMQRFNQILAAN, from the coding sequence TTGAACACACGCGATTTTGAATATTTTCTGGCGCTAACGCAGACCCGCAACTTTTCACAAACAGCAGAGCAGTTTGCCGTCAGTCAACCAACGATTACGACCGCCATCAAGCGCCTCGAAGACAGTTTTCAAGCGCAACTCATTATTCGTGATCGGCGTCATCACGACATTGGTGTCACGTCAGCTGGCAAACAGTTAGCAGCACACGCCCAAGTGATCCTTCAGCAGTTGACCTTGGCGCAGCAGGAAATTGCGTGGGATCAGACCAACAAAATTCGATTTGGCTTGCCACCAATTATTGGTAACTACTTCTTTCCAAAAATTGCACCGCAGCTTATTGCCGCCGGCTTAATGCCACAATTGCAAACAGTTGAAGCAGGATCCGCCGCCTTACTAAACCAAATCAAACAAGGCGATCTTGATTTTGCCTTACTTGGCGCCAGTGGACCATTACAGGAGCCAGATTTGACGATCAGCCAAATCGGCACGGCGCCATTTGTCATTATTACCCCTGAATCAGATCCGTTGGCCCAAAAAGACAAGGTTCGATTCGCGGAACTGGCGATGCAAAAATTCGTGACGCTCAGTGAAGCCTTCGTCCACACTCGCGCCTTCACATGGTTTCAACAACAGTCGGCATTCATCCCCAACGTGGTCTATCAAACCGGTGATGTGCAACTTCTTAAGCAAATGGTGGCGCAAAATGTCGGTATCGGTTTTTTGACAAATCTCGCCATCAATCCTGATGACCATCTTGCGGCTGTCAAACTCACTGATCCAAAACAGCCGGTTTTCACCATTTCCATTGTCCGCCGCAAAGACCGCGTTTTGACACCGGCAATGCAGCGCTTTAATCAAATCCTTGCGGCAAACTAA
- the tpx gene encoding thiol peroxidase, whose protein sequence is MEITRHGEALTTNGTPIELGEQLPTFTVTNAQAKPVTTQDLSKRLTLISVVPDINTRVCSISTKHFNEDMDAFDHTDFYTISTNTPQEQQSWCAAEGVKKMQLLSDQNGDFGKAMGLFVADNHTDARSVWIVDGTGTVKYRELITEQTHEPDYTSALAYLEAHQH, encoded by the coding sequence TTGGAAATAACCCGTCATGGCGAAGCATTAACAACGAATGGTACACCAATCGAACTCGGCGAGCAGTTGCCGACGTTCACCGTTACTAATGCACAGGCAAAACCCGTTACTACGCAGGATTTAAGCAAGCGATTAACGTTAATCAGCGTTGTCCCAGACATCAACACACGCGTTTGCAGTATCTCAACCAAACATTTCAATGAAGATATGGATGCGTTTGATCATACTGACTTCTATACAATTTCAACCAATACCCCACAAGAACAACAGTCGTGGTGTGCCGCTGAAGGCGTGAAAAAAATGCAGTTGTTGTCTGATCAAAATGGCGACTTTGGCAAGGCTATGGGCTTGTTTGTGGCCGATAATCACACCGATGCTCGCAGCGTTTGGATCGTGGACGGCACCGGCACTGTCAAATATCGTGAACTAATCACCGAACAGACACATGAGCCTGATTACACAAGCGCTTTAGCCTATCTAGAAGCTCATCAACATTAA
- a CDS encoding AEC family transporter yields MTALSTSIQSVLTIVLLIVVGYVLRRQGRFDDQFGKTISDLLMKIALPASIFISVLQRLTLDKLVSLSSGLVYGFGAVILGYLIAFLLVWLLKVRPGRRGTFINMFVNANTIFIGLPLNLALFGDKAVPYFLMYYVVNTVSTWTVGAFIMAWDDPTQKKSEKSSTGFNWKKLLPAPLVGFLVALVFLLLKIPFIHVGWLSFAVNALDYVGSLVTPLSLIYIGIILADAGLKAIRFDRDTIVALIGRFVIAPALIAGLILLGMHAGFNVPGLEAQTLIIQAAAPGLAVLPILATEAHADVEYATNVVTTSTVLFVVVVPILMMLVQGLA; encoded by the coding sequence TTGACTGCATTAAGTACATCCATTCAAAGTGTTCTGACGATTGTTTTGCTGATCGTCGTAGGTTATGTGTTGCGGCGGCAAGGACGCTTTGATGATCAATTTGGTAAAACAATTTCTGATTTGTTAATGAAAATCGCCTTGCCAGCATCGATTTTCATCTCGGTCTTGCAACGCCTAACGTTGGATAAGTTGGTGAGTCTATCATCAGGCCTTGTTTATGGCTTTGGTGCCGTCATTTTAGGCTACCTGATCGCTTTCTTACTGGTTTGGTTATTAAAAGTGCGCCCGGGTCGGCGCGGGACGTTCATCAACATGTTTGTGAACGCGAACACCATTTTCATTGGTCTGCCACTTAACCTCGCCTTGTTTGGCGATAAGGCCGTTCCTTATTTTCTCATGTATTATGTGGTGAACACCGTGTCGACATGGACTGTCGGGGCCTTCATCATGGCGTGGGACGATCCAACCCAGAAGAAATCAGAAAAAAGCAGTACTGGCTTCAACTGGAAAAAGTTGTTGCCAGCACCGTTAGTCGGATTCTTAGTCGCTCTGGTTTTCCTGTTGTTGAAGATTCCGTTTATTCACGTCGGTTGGTTAAGCTTTGCAGTGAATGCCCTTGATTATGTGGGCAGTTTGGTCACACCGTTGTCGTTGATTTACATCGGGATTATTTTGGCCGATGCCGGTCTGAAAGCGATCCGCTTTGACCGCGATACCATCGTGGCTTTGATTGGTCGTTTTGTCATTGCGCCTGCATTAATCGCTGGTTTGATTCTGCTGGGGATGCATGCTGGGTTCAACGTACCAGGTCTTGAAGCGCAAACTTTGATCATTCAAGCTGCTGCGCCTGGATTGGCTGTATTGCCAATTCTTGCTACTGAGGCGCATGCCGATGTTGAGTATGCGACAAACGTGGTCACAACATCTACCGTCTTGTTTGTGGTTGTCGTGCCAATTTTGATGATGCTCGTTCAGGGCTTAGCTTAA
- a CDS encoding DUF488 domain-containing protein, with the protein MILKVTLERIYQKPQASGFRVLVDRVWPRGISKVNAALDLWAKTIAPSTELRKWFGHDPEKYPEFKKRYLAELAANPDLPDFIKTLKQHEQEPVIMLYGAKDETHNQAVVLSELLKTK; encoded by the coding sequence ATGATTTTGAAAGTAACACTTGAACGCATCTACCAAAAACCGCAAGCATCCGGATTCCGTGTCCTTGTTGACCGAGTTTGGCCACGGGGCATCAGCAAAGTTAACGCTGCTTTGGATTTATGGGCCAAAACCATTGCGCCGTCCACTGAGTTGCGGAAGTGGTTTGGTCACGACCCTGAAAAGTACCCTGAATTCAAGAAGCGGTACTTAGCTGAGTTAGCAGCTAATCCTGACCTGCCAGACTTCATCAAAACATTGAAGCAACATGAACAAGAGCCAGTCATTATGCTCTATGGTGCCAAGGACGAAACGCATAACCAAGCCGTTGTTCTAAGCGAACTACTCAAAACAAAGTGA